In the genome of cyanobacterium endosymbiont of Braarudosphaera bigelowii, one region contains:
- a CDS encoding DUF3769 domain-containing protein, giving the protein MGKTYKNETKSASAHLLLSRCKYLVPKPLSLILSIKMLSFVPPPNLPIQVQTIVTHKEKQFQPFLNINSLLIDSKKYSSKPIKLSGLGNVSPSKITFNSFKNQLTDIQKLSNSKVFSLSLLTEKNIDNLKRVTQRENLETLQSFRKSANGLSKRRTIKVNKNFNEQEKILFSNLDPEDQKLQQLTFNVITEDKSSISQQIKPVSKLAPRKIIGVVELIADRQEYDSEKEVVYAEGKVVMRFTNGVLLADRLWINLPNRFAVAEGNVVLDRGEQTLRGERFEYYFVQDSGVIFNASGQIYQPTTGQDFTPTLPTASDSNLIPNQILNERLALEQPLKKVTRAEGISYSFGLSLEEDNIQNMGANVGQRNGGQINRIRFQAERIKFDANGWRANNARLTNDPFSPPEVEVRAEAATYRNIAPLVDEVKLTNSRVVLDQINSFPTQDRLIFDHRDRQPGVISFGFDDRDRGGLFVERGFNIVDTDNINWEITPQYYIQKAVSPQGLTVDDQNTDLFQEDKDDIELISPPAFGLVSEINANLNNKTTFFARTSLTSLEFDDVEDRLRVKSFAQYRIGNSAAPHDLRFEYNYRERLFNGSLGFQTVRSSAGILLVSPDIALDKSGLQLSYQGSFQTVNADTDKYSLLGLNSSDNRISLTRLQGAVSLNRPFLLWYGKALPPDPEQGLKYTATPVLPFLVLSTGVTGVTSLYGNGDSQPSILGNIRLSGQVGNFSKPFLDYTGFNISFSQALRGDPSPFMFDRFADLKTLSWGISQQLYGPVRLGVQSSYNIDRDREINTDLFIEYSRRTYNILLRYNSVLKVGSLSLRISDFNWGGNPGPFDGTGIRPVIQGMPR; this is encoded by the coding sequence ATGGGTAAAACGTATAAGAATGAGACAAAGTCTGCTTCTGCTCATCTCCTCTTATCACGCTGCAAGTATTTGGTTCCTAAACCCTTGAGCTTGATATTATCAATTAAGATGCTGTCATTTGTTCCACCACCTAATCTACCAATCCAAGTCCAAACGATTGTTACTCATAAAGAGAAACAATTTCAACCATTTTTGAATATTAACTCACTATTAATTGATTCAAAAAAATATAGTTCTAAACCAATTAAATTAAGTGGTTTAGGAAATGTTTCGCCTTCTAAAATTACTTTTAATAGCTTTAAAAATCAATTAACCGATATACAAAAACTTTCTAATTCAAAAGTTTTTTCTTTATCTTTGTTAACAGAAAAAAATATTGACAATTTAAAGAGAGTTACTCAAAGAGAGAATCTTGAAACCCTACAGTCTTTTAGAAAAAGTGCTAATGGGTTGTCAAAAAGACGAACTATTAAGGTAAATAAAAACTTCAATGAACAAGAGAAAATCTTATTTTCAAATCTTGACCCAGAAGACCAAAAATTACAACAATTAACATTTAATGTAATTACAGAAGATAAATCATCTATAAGCCAACAAATTAAACCTGTATCTAAACTTGCTCCAAGAAAAATAATTGGAGTAGTAGAATTGATTGCAGATCGTCAAGAGTATGACTCCGAAAAAGAAGTAGTATACGCAGAAGGAAAAGTTGTTATGCGTTTTACCAATGGAGTCTTACTGGCTGATCGCTTATGGATAAATCTTCCTAATAGGTTTGCCGTAGCTGAAGGTAATGTAGTCTTAGATCGAGGAGAACAGACACTACGAGGAGAAAGATTTGAATACTATTTCGTTCAGGATAGCGGAGTCATCTTTAATGCAAGTGGACAAATATATCAACCTACCACAGGACAGGATTTCACTCCTACTTTACCTACTGCATCTGATAGCAATTTAATTCCTAATCAAATTTTAAATGAAAGATTAGCCCTTGAACAGCCACTGAAGAAAGTTACTAGAGCAGAAGGAATAAGTTATTCCTTTGGACTTTCATTAGAAGAAGATAACATTCAAAATATGGGAGCTAATGTAGGCCAGCGCAATGGAGGACAAATTAATAGAATTCGCTTTCAAGCAGAACGAATAAAATTTGATGCCAATGGTTGGCGAGCTAATAATGCTAGATTAACGAATGATCCGTTTTCTCCTCCTGAAGTTGAAGTTCGTGCCGAGGCAGCTACTTATAGGAACATAGCTCCTTTGGTGGACGAAGTAAAACTTACCAATTCAAGAGTTGTTCTTGATCAAATCAATTCTTTCCCAACTCAAGATCGTCTTATATTTGATCACAGAGATCGTCAACCAGGAGTTATTTCTTTTGGCTTTGATGACCGTGATAGAGGAGGACTATTTGTGGAAAGGGGATTTAATATTGTTGATACAGATAACATAAATTGGGAAATAACACCTCAATACTATATCCAGAAAGCAGTTTCTCCTCAAGGATTAACTGTTGATGATCAAAATACGGATCTATTTCAAGAAGATAAAGATGATATTGAATTAATAAGCCCCCCTGCTTTTGGTTTAGTTAGTGAAATTAATGCTAATTTAAATAACAAAACTACGTTTTTTGCCAGAACCTCCCTTACAAGTCTAGAATTTGATGATGTAGAAGATCGTTTGAGAGTCAAAAGTTTTGCACAGTATAGAATTGGAAATTCGGCTGCTCCTCATGATTTAAGATTTGAATATAATTATCGTGAACGCCTTTTCAACGGTTCTCTAGGATTTCAAACAGTTCGCAGTAGTGCTGGAATTCTTCTTGTTTCTCCTGATATCGCCTTAGATAAATCAGGTCTTCAGCTAAGTTATCAAGGGTCTTTTCAAACTGTTAATGCTGATACAGATAAATATAGTTTGCTTGGACTTAATTCTAGTGATAATCGAATTAGTTTAACTCGACTGCAAGGAGCTGTTTCTTTAAACCGTCCATTTTTATTATGGTATGGAAAAGCTCTTCCTCCTGATCCAGAACAGGGCTTAAAATATACTGCGACTCCAGTACTACCTTTCCTAGTTCTATCAACTGGAGTTACAGGAGTAACAAGTTTGTATGGTAATGGAGATTCTCAGCCTTCTATCTTGGGAAATATTAGGCTATCTGGACAAGTTGGTAATTTTTCTAAACCGTTCTTAGATTATACTGGCTTCAATATTAGCTTTAGTCAAGCGCTTAGAGGAGATCCTTCTCCATTTATGTTTGATCGTTTTGCAGATTTAAAAACTTTATCTTGGGGAATAAGTCAACAATTATATGGTCCAGTTCGTCTTGGTGTACAAAGCTCTTACAATATAGACAGAGATCGTGAGATTAATACTGATTTATTCATTGAATATAGTCGTCGTACATATAATATCCTATTACGATATAATTCAGTCTTAAAGGTTGGTTCTCTTTCTTTACGTATTAGTGACTTTAATTGGGGAGGAAATCCAGGTCCATTTGATGGTACAGGTATTAGACCTGTCATCCAAGGGATGCCTCGCTAG
- the rpsP gene encoding 30S ribosomal protein S16, whose amino-acid sequence MVKLRLKKFGKKREASYRIVAIKSRARRDGRPLEELGFYNPRTNETRLNIPSIVARLQQGAQPSDTVRAILEKAKVFEQINV is encoded by the coding sequence ATGGTTAAATTAAGATTGAAAAAATTTGGAAAAAAACGAGAAGCTAGTTATAGAATAGTTGCTATAAAAAGTAGAGCTCGTAGAGATGGACGTCCTCTCGAAGAATTAGGATTTTATAATCCGAGAACTAATGAAACACGATTAAATATTCCTTCTATTGTTGCTCGTTTACAACAAGGCGCTCAACCAAGCGATACTGTTCGAGCTATTCTTGAAAAAGCAAAAGTTTTTGAACAAATTAATGTTTGA
- a CDS encoding KH domain-containing protein produces the protein MFELTDVISSHNSKTPDYLKLVEFLIEPLLESPKSLSIDCEKINSSQRVWIRLAVDEVDKGRIYGRGGRNIQAIQTILTTAASTAGQSLYLDIYNIPDKNIYSQVSPRNQPMS, from the coding sequence ATGTTTGAGTTGACTGATGTGATTAGTTCTCATAATTCTAAAACTCCTGACTACTTAAAATTAGTAGAATTTCTAATTGAACCTTTACTAGAGTCTCCAAAATCTTTAAGTATTGACTGTGAGAAAATCAACAGTAGTCAAAGAGTTTGGATAAGATTAGCTGTTGATGAAGTAGATAAAGGGCGAATTTATGGAAGAGGGGGACGTAATATTCAGGCGATTCAAACTATTCTGACTACAGCAGCAAGTACTGCAGGTCAATCGCTTTATCTTGATATTTATAATATACCTGATAAAAATATCTATTCTCAGGTTTCCCCAAGAAATCAACCTATGTCGTAA